The genomic DNA ACGTAGGCCCCGTAGCCGAACGCCAGGAACAGCAGGTTGAGCCACGTCTCGGTGATGCTCCCCTGGCTCACCGAAAGGATGCTGAGCAGCGTTACGAGGGCGAGCGCGATGAGAAGCAGCCCCGCGACCTCGCCCCGGAAACGGAGCGGGGGAGAGGGTTTTCGTTTCTTGCTCTTGCCCGTCTTCGCCATCGCCTCTATTATAGCACAAATGTGCGAAACGCTAAAACAGGCTCAATTGCTCGGCCTCTACAGGGCCGGCGGGAGGAGGCGTCTCGTCCAGGGCGATGGATTCCTGCAACAGCGCGGGTATCTTCTTGAAGTCTTCCTCTATGTCGGCCTTGTACCGTGGCTGGTGGAGGGCCGCCGCCGGATGGTACAGCGGGAGCACGATGACATCCCCCAGCCGCTGCGGGCGACCGTGGATGCGGCTGATGGGCGACTGCGGGAAGTATTTGGCCATGGAGTAGCGCCCCAGGGTTACGATGAGGCGCGGCTTGATGAGGGCTATCTGCCTGTCCAGGAACTCGGCGCACGCCTGAATCTCGTTGGGCAACGGGTCGCGGTTGCCGGGCGGGCGACACTTGATGACGTTGCAGATGTACACGTCGCGCCGCTTCAGGCCGATGCTCGCCAGCAGTTGCTCCAGGAAGTGCCCCGCCGCCCCCACAAAGGGCCGCCCCTGCTGGTCTTCGTGAAACCCCGGCGCTTCGCCGATGAACATGATGTCGGCGTCTTCGGGGCCTTCGCCGGGCACGGCTTTCGTGCGCGTCCGCCCCAGCGGACAGCGTTGACACTGGTTGATCTCGTCGTACAAGCGGGTCAACTCGGACACGGCTCGCCTCCTAGCGCATCGGAACGGGTTTCCCAAAGGCACACCGCTAGTATACCCAATCGCCGTCGGCGGTCAAGCCCGAGGGCAGGGGTGGAAACCCGCCCCACGCGCGAGTTTCCCCGAAGGTAGGAGATTTTCAGGACATAG from Chloroflexota bacterium includes the following:
- a CDS encoding uracil-DNA glycosylase, whose protein sequence is MSELTRLYDEINQCQRCPLGRTRTKAVPGEGPEDADIMFIGEAPGFHEDQQGRPFVGAAGHFLEQLLASIGLKRRDVYICNVIKCRPPGNRDPLPNEIQACAEFLDRQIALIKPRLIVTLGRYSMAKYFPQSPISRIHGRPQRLGDVIVLPLYHPAAALHQPRYKADIEEDFKKIPALLQESIALDETPPPAGPVEAEQLSLF